A region from the Dethiosulfovibrio faecalis genome encodes:
- a CDS encoding ABC transporter permease, with the protein MTEFFQAAVRMGTPLLLMALGGTWTLQTGILNIGQEGGLILASFFAVLGNHLFGSWVIGIVFAVAVALVYNMIFAFFSVTLRSNIWVIGMALNIMGSALSILFLKSFFGVKGSFRSPNMVRIPDVELSFLPSWLDGFSLIVWVAVAVLAVVAYMDSRTVLGMRLKAAGENEEALDAAGVPVWRLRYGVLVVNSLMVGLAGAFLSTSYLLSFVRGMSADRGWMAVAAVIFGDGHLGWTFFAVIIFGVAQAGGFQLQAMGVPSHLALMLPYVLVIVALVTRGIGKGRSS; encoded by the coding sequence ATGACGGAATTCTTTCAGGCGGCGGTCCGCATGGGAACCCCCCTTCTCCTTATGGCCCTAGGCGGAACCTGGACCCTCCAGACCGGCATACTCAACATAGGCCAGGAGGGAGGCCTCATACTGGCGTCCTTCTTCGCGGTGCTGGGAAACCATCTTTTCGGAAGCTGGGTCATTGGGATAGTTTTCGCCGTAGCGGTGGCACTCGTCTACAACATGATCTTCGCCTTCTTCTCCGTGACCTTGCGCTCCAACATATGGGTCATAGGAATGGCTCTCAACATAATGGGATCGGCCCTGTCGATCCTCTTTCTGAAAAGCTTCTTCGGCGTTAAGGGAAGCTTCAGAAGTCCGAACATGGTTAGAATACCGGACGTGGAGCTCTCATTCCTGCCCAGCTGGCTGGACGGGTTTTCACTGATCGTCTGGGTGGCGGTTGCCGTACTGGCGGTAGTCGCCTACATGGACTCCAGGACCGTCCTGGGAATGAGGCTCAAGGCAGCCGGAGAGAACGAGGAAGCCCTCGATGCTGCCGGGGTCCCGGTATGGCGTCTCCGCTACGGAGTATTGGTGGTGAACTCGTTAATGGTGGGATTGGCCGGTGCCTTCCTGTCCACGTCCTATCTGCTCTCCTTCGTTCGGGGAATGAGCGCCGACAGGGGCTGGATGGCCGTGGCTGCGGTGATCTTCGGAGACGGCCATCTGGGATGGACGTTCTTTGCCGTTATAATCTTCGGGGTGGCACAGGCCGGGGGATTCCAGCTCCAGGCCATGGGAGTGCCGAGCCATCTGGCCCTCATGCTGCCCTACGTTCTGGTCATAGTCGCTCTGGTGACCCGGGGGATCGGAAAAGGCCGATCTTCCTGA
- a CDS encoding ABC transporter ATP-binding protein yields MNELSALNVTKTFGPFTAVDDLSLTVKGGTIHAVVGENGAGKSTLMKCLYGIYHPDGGSFRMDGKPLSIGSPRDAMGYGIGMVHQHFMLVPSMSVCRNVVLGDEPKRGVAFDLDGARVRVGELIDRYELNISSDVPVGDLPVGRQQQVEILKLLYRRAEILVFDEPTAVLSPKEVDGLFETIRGFRQEGRTVIFIAHNLGEVLEISDTVSVMRKGRLIDTKPASELDRASLAELMVGRSIDMPSVSEAPRLSPEPLLELKSVSVSGTPRPLLEDVSLEVFGGEILGIAGITGNGQSELEEVLSGLRGCEGTVVIDGLDVSKLDSLGRRNLGLAYIPEDRIRTGLASLADLVDNTLMGYQYDPRFGKRIFRNYGASVVHADSVMERYGVAAAHRGVQAGTLSGGNMQRLVMGRELEHDPKVLLVSQPTRGVDIGGAEEIHRHILDLRSKGSAVLLISSDLDEVLSLSDRVAVMFRGRVVSVLSSTEATRDRVGRIMLEGREDGDLV; encoded by the coding sequence ATGAATGAGCTATCCGCTTTAAACGTCACCAAGACCTTCGGTCCCTTCACAGCCGTGGACGATCTGTCCCTTACGGTCAAGGGCGGAACGATCCACGCGGTCGTCGGAGAGAACGGCGCAGGTAAATCCACCTTGATGAAGTGTCTCTACGGCATCTACCACCCGGACGGAGGAAGTTTCCGAATGGACGGCAAACCTCTGTCCATAGGATCCCCCAGAGACGCCATGGGATACGGCATAGGCATGGTACATCAGCACTTCATGCTGGTGCCGTCCATGTCCGTCTGCCGTAACGTGGTTTTGGGCGACGAGCCCAAAAGAGGAGTCGCCTTCGACCTGGACGGAGCCCGGGTCAGGGTGGGAGAGCTGATCGACCGCTACGAACTGAACATATCTTCGGACGTGCCGGTAGGAGATCTCCCCGTGGGCCGACAGCAGCAGGTGGAGATTCTGAAGCTCCTCTACCGCCGTGCGGAGATACTCGTGTTCGACGAGCCGACGGCGGTTTTATCCCCCAAGGAGGTAGACGGACTCTTCGAGACGATCCGAGGCTTTCGCCAGGAGGGACGGACCGTCATCTTCATAGCCCACAACCTGGGCGAGGTCCTTGAGATCTCCGACACCGTCTCCGTGATGAGAAAGGGACGGCTGATAGACACCAAACCCGCATCAGAGCTGGACAGGGCATCCCTGGCCGAGCTCATGGTGGGGCGCTCCATAGACATGCCGTCGGTATCGGAAGCTCCCAGGCTCTCGCCCGAGCCGCTTCTGGAACTCAAGTCCGTCTCCGTCTCCGGCACCCCCAGGCCCCTCCTGGAAGACGTCTCCCTCGAGGTCTTCGGAGGCGAGATACTGGGGATCGCCGGTATCACCGGAAACGGCCAGAGCGAGCTGGAGGAGGTCTTGTCCGGGCTCAGAGGCTGTGAAGGCACGGTCGTAATAGACGGCCTGGACGTCTCAAAGCTGGACTCTCTGGGCAGACGAAACCTCGGGCTGGCCTATATACCGGAGGATCGGATACGGACCGGCCTGGCCTCCCTGGCGGACCTGGTCGACAACACACTCATGGGCTATCAGTACGATCCCCGGTTCGGAAAGAGGATATTCAGGAACTACGGTGCCTCCGTTGTCCACGCCGACTCGGTGATGGAACGCTACGGCGTCGCGGCCGCCCATAGAGGGGTCCAGGCGGGAACCCTGTCGGGAGGCAACATGCAACGCCTCGTCATGGGCAGAGAGCTGGAGCACGATCCCAAGGTCCTCCTGGTATCTCAGCCGACGAGAGGCGTAGATATCGGCGGAGCCGAGGAGATCCACCGTCACATACTGGACCTTCGCTCCAAGGGCAGCGCTGTGCTGCTCATCTCCTCCGACCTGGACGAGGTCCTCTCCCTGAGCGACAGGGTGGCGGTCATGTTCAGAGGCAGGGTCGTCTCGGTCCTGTCCTCCACGGAGGCCACCAGGGACAGAGTGGGAAGGATCATGCTGGAGGGAAGGGAGGACGGCGACCTTGTCTGA
- a CDS encoding ABC transporter permease yields the protein MKNRWIQEHRDSLIVLGSFVASVLFGGVIIALYGANPMEAYGEMINGALGDSDAMLGTLAKWVPLLLATFAISAAFNGGMWNIGAEGQLYVGAFSATWIGLTFPALPGAVLMPLALLAGLGGAAFWAWIPAKLNLDHGLNIVVLTIMLNSLGTLATQALTVGPYAGNQVAAGATDKIPEAMRFAKLTDFSNLNTGIFIALVAVILVTIAMLFTVRGYDWKMCRLNGRFARYGGIDVRKVKMSAMLLSGALAGLAGTLLVMGEQYRFRTAISPGYTWTGMILAMMVAYHPVGGILASAVYAVMESGALQMELMTDVPVEVVQIVMCLGVLFVTAGFAVANRMASRLRED from the coding sequence GTGAAAAACAGATGGATTCAGGAGCACAGGGATAGCCTGATCGTCCTGGGCTCCTTCGTCGCCAGCGTGTTGTTCGGAGGGGTGATAATAGCCCTCTACGGGGCTAACCCCATGGAGGCCTACGGAGAGATGATAAACGGCGCTCTGGGCGACTCGGACGCCATGCTGGGCACTCTGGCCAAATGGGTGCCCCTTCTGCTGGCCACCTTCGCCATATCCGCGGCCTTCAACGGCGGAATGTGGAACATCGGAGCGGAAGGACAGCTGTACGTGGGTGCCTTCTCCGCCACATGGATCGGCCTGACCTTTCCCGCCCTGCCCGGTGCGGTGCTGATGCCGTTGGCCCTTCTGGCCGGACTAGGAGGAGCCGCCTTCTGGGCCTGGATCCCGGCCAAGCTCAACCTGGACCACGGGCTCAACATAGTGGTCCTGACCATAATGCTAAACTCCCTGGGCACCCTTGCGACCCAGGCCCTCACGGTCGGTCCCTACGCCGGTAATCAGGTGGCGGCGGGAGCCACGGACAAGATCCCCGAGGCCATGCGTTTCGCCAAACTGACCGACTTCAGCAACCTCAACACCGGAATATTCATAGCACTCGTGGCCGTGATATTGGTGACTATCGCCATGCTGTTCACCGTCAGGGGCTATGACTGGAAAATGTGCCGCCTGAACGGTCGTTTCGCTAGATACGGAGGGATCGACGTCAGAAAGGTCAAGATGTCCGCCATGCTCCTCTCCGGAGCCCTGGCGGGACTTGCCGGAACCCTGCTGGTGATGGGCGAGCAGTACCGTTTTCGGACCGCCATATCGCCGGGCTACACCTGGACGGGAATGATACTCGCCATGATGGTGGCCTATCACCCGGTAGGGGGGATACTGGCCTCGGCAGTCTACGCTGTGATGGAGTCCGGAGCCCTCCAGATGGAGCTCATGACCGACGTTCCGGTGGAGGTCGTCCAGATAGTCATGTGTCTGGGAGTGCTGTTCGTCACAGCCGGATTCGCCGTGGCCAACCGAATGGCCAGCAGACTCAGGGAGGACTGA
- a CDS encoding DtxR family transcriptional regulator → MAITERIEDYLETVLEIELEGSVPSVTELASRLGVRKATVVVAVRKMVDIGLLDHQRYGKIELTREGREKALETYRRHQHMTFLFSEILGVEDSIAEEMACAAEHALDPATERRLAAFVDFCCRSKAEGRGWIAAMDNFVASPEHLSIPLTMLLPRQRGRVLRITASGAKRTVLRERGFLPGEEIKRMDDGRGKDVDVRLGDRTEVLGSLDALAIWVIPSEDGDE, encoded by the coding sequence ATGGCCATAACTGAGCGTATAGAGGATTATCTGGAGACCGTTCTTGAGATAGAGCTGGAGGGCTCGGTTCCCTCCGTGACCGAGCTTGCCTCCCGTCTGGGAGTTCGAAAGGCCACGGTGGTAGTGGCCGTCCGTAAGATGGTCGACATAGGGCTTCTGGACCACCAGAGATACGGAAAGATCGAGCTCACCAGGGAGGGCAGGGAGAAGGCTCTCGAGACCTACAGAAGACATCAGCACATGACCTTTCTCTTCTCCGAGATCCTCGGTGTGGAGGACTCGATCGCCGAGGAGATGGCCTGTGCGGCGGAGCACGCGCTGGATCCCGCCACCGAACGGCGTCTTGCCGCCTTCGTCGATTTCTGCTGTCGTTCCAAGGCCGAGGGGCGTGGTTGGATAGCGGCTATGGACAACTTCGTCGCATCGCCGGAACATCTCTCCATACCCCTTACGATGCTTCTGCCTAGACAGAGGGGCAGGGTTCTTCGTATAACCGCCTCGGGTGCCAAGAGGACCGTCCTCAGAGAGAGGGGGTTTTTGCCCGGAGAGGAGATTAAGAGGATGGACGACGGCAGGGGGAAGGACGTCGATGTCCGTCTGGGAGATCGAACCGAGGTCCTCGGAAGTCTGGACGCCCTGGCCATATGGGTGATTCCGTCGGAGGACGGCGATGAATGA
- a CDS encoding peptidylprolyl isomerase: MKKKNIILALTLTVALSGAAFAADEKKDEILAKVGSETVTQADFDQVTSGAQPSQAAYFSTPEGKRALVEDMANSVLFYLWGKDNKLAETDKYKETIAELEKRVLAGMAMEKILSGAKVSDEEVRKFYDDHKAAFKVPESVKASHILIQVSKDAGNDLWKKAQKEVAKIRKDILAGKVSFEDAAKRDSDCPSKSRGGDLGFFTEGQMVPEFEKAAFATKIGDISDPVKTQFGYHIIKVTDHKDASEQPFDEVKDGIRQQLLQQKQRDTLSEYVDKLKKTYKVEILLPEPKEASADKK; this comes from the coding sequence GTGAAGAAAAAGAACATCATACTGGCTTTGACACTGACGGTCGCCCTCAGCGGTGCGGCTTTCGCGGCGGACGAGAAGAAAGACGAAATCCTCGCCAAGGTAGGCTCAGAGACGGTCACCCAGGCGGACTTCGATCAGGTGACGTCGGGAGCCCAGCCCAGCCAGGCGGCCTACTTCAGCACCCCCGAAGGCAAGAGGGCCCTTGTGGAGGACATGGCGAACTCGGTGTTGTTCTACCTCTGGGGCAAGGACAACAAGCTGGCCGAGACGGATAAATACAAAGAGACCATCGCCGAGCTGGAAAAGAGGGTTTTGGCCGGAATGGCCATGGAGAAGATCCTCTCCGGAGCGAAGGTCTCCGACGAGGAGGTCAGAAAGTTCTACGACGACCACAAGGCGGCCTTCAAGGTTCCCGAATCGGTAAAGGCCAGCCACATCCTTATACAGGTTTCCAAAGACGCCGGAAACGACCTCTGGAAGAAAGCCCAAAAAGAAGTGGCCAAGATCCGTAAGGATATCCTGGCCGGTAAGGTCAGCTTCGAGGACGCCGCCAAGAGGGATTCGGACTGTCCCTCCAAGTCCAGAGGCGGAGATCTGGGCTTCTTCACCGAGGGACAGATGGTCCCCGAGTTCGAGAAGGCCGCCTTCGCCACCAAGATCGGAGACATCAGCGATCCGGTCAAGACCCAGTTCGGCTACCACATAATAAAGGTGACCGACCATAAGGACGCCTCCGAACAGCCTTTCGACGAGGTGAAAGACGGAATCCGCCAGCAGCTTCTCCAGCAGAAGCAGAGGGACACCCTGTCGGAGTACGTGGATAAGCTGAAGAAGACCTATAAGGTCGAGATCCTTCTCCCCGAGCC